One stretch of Mycolicibacterium fallax DNA includes these proteins:
- the htrA gene encoding serine protease HtrA — protein MSSNQHNPGRGPAGPRLAPRPVSRPPVDEASRRTFGRPQGVEGSFLAKEVRSKRFREGDEFQPTDQPPDPVLAQAFGRPHAGGDSLQRHPVDAGALEAERDSEADEFADPWRDPEAAPSLGTPAVATSTVAAVPAPMGKLGVREVLFGGRVRYRALAVLAVIALAIGMVGGVVGRKTAEIVQAFTTSKVTLQTSDNPEGEAGRFAAVAASVADSVVTIEAESKTLGSQGSGVVIDGAGFVVTNNHVIADAAASPAEFTISVVFNDGKSVPANLVGRDPKSDLAVLKVDNVDNLVVGRLGDSDKLRVGEEVIAAGAPLGLRSTVTHGIISALHRPVSLPGDGGDTRTIIDAVQTDASINHGNSGGPLINMDSEVIGINTAGKSLSDSASGLGFAIPVNDVKQIAQELIRNGKAEHPDLGINTKSASKTMAQGAMVENVHAGSPGEAAGVVEHDVVVKLGGRSVADADEFAVAERDLVIGEPTQIEVIREGRPVTLEITPRSDLR, from the coding sequence TTGAGCTCGAACCAGCACAACCCGGGCCGGGGTCCCGCGGGCCCGCGGCTGGCACCGCGCCCGGTGTCGCGCCCGCCCGTCGACGAAGCCTCCCGCCGCACGTTCGGCCGCCCGCAGGGCGTCGAGGGCTCCTTCCTGGCCAAGGAGGTGCGGTCCAAGCGATTCCGCGAGGGCGACGAGTTCCAGCCCACCGACCAGCCGCCGGACCCGGTGCTGGCGCAGGCCTTCGGCCGGCCGCACGCCGGCGGCGACTCGCTGCAGCGGCATCCGGTCGACGCCGGCGCGCTGGAGGCCGAACGCGACAGCGAGGCCGACGAATTCGCCGATCCGTGGCGCGACCCGGAGGCCGCCCCGTCGCTGGGCACCCCGGCCGTCGCGACCAGCACCGTCGCGGCGGTGCCCGCCCCAATGGGCAAGCTGGGGGTGCGCGAGGTGCTGTTCGGCGGCCGGGTGCGGTACCGGGCGCTGGCGGTGCTCGCGGTGATCGCACTGGCGATCGGCATGGTCGGCGGCGTCGTGGGCCGCAAGACCGCCGAGATCGTGCAGGCCTTCACCACCTCCAAGGTCACCCTGCAGACCAGCGACAACCCCGAGGGTGAGGCTGGGCGGTTCGCCGCGGTGGCCGCCTCGGTCGCCGATTCGGTGGTCACCATCGAGGCGGAGAGCAAGACGCTGGGCTCCCAAGGCTCCGGCGTGGTCATCGACGGCGCGGGATTCGTCGTCACCAACAACCACGTCATCGCCGACGCGGCCGCCAGCCCCGCCGAGTTCACCATCTCGGTGGTGTTCAACGACGGCAAGTCGGTGCCGGCCAACCTGGTCGGCCGCGATCCCAAGAGCGACCTGGCGGTGCTCAAGGTCGACAACGTCGACAACCTGGTCGTCGGGCGGCTCGGTGACTCCGACAAGCTGCGGGTCGGCGAGGAGGTGATCGCCGCGGGCGCGCCGCTGGGTCTGCGCAGCACCGTCACGCACGGCATCATCAGCGCGCTGCACCGCCCGGTGTCCCTGCCCGGCGACGGCGGCGACACCCGGACCATCATCGACGCGGTTCAGACCGACGCCTCGATCAACCACGGCAACTCCGGTGGCCCGCTGATCAACATGGATTCCGAAGTGATCGGCATCAACACCGCGGGCAAGTCGCTGTCCGACAGTGCCAGCGGCCTGGGCTTCGCGATCCCGGTCAACGACGTCAAGCAGATCGCCCAGGAACTGATCCGCAATGGCAAGGCCGAACACCCCGACCTCGGCATCAACACCAAGTCGGCCAGCAAGACCATGGCCCAGGGCGCGATGGTGGAGAACGTGCACGCCGGCAGCCCCGGCGAGGCCGCCGGTGTCGTCGAGCACGACGTGGTGGTCAAGCTCGGTGGGCGTTCGGTCGCCGATGCCGACGAGTTCGCGGTCGCCGAGCGCGATCTGGTGATCGGCGAGCCGACGCAGATCGAGGTCATCCGGGAAGGCCGGCCGGTCACGTTGGAGATCACCCCGCGCTCGGACCTGCGGTAG
- the tatB gene encoding Sec-independent protein translocase protein TatB, giving the protein MFANLGWGEVLVLLVIGLVVLGPERLPGAIRWTSGALRQARDYLNSATAQIREDIGPEFDDLREPLGEINKLRGMSPRAALTKHLLDGDDSFLTGDFGARPGSADADRDAPAAPSAPAPDAGPAQPRFDTDAT; this is encoded by the coding sequence GTGTTCGCGAACCTGGGCTGGGGCGAGGTGCTGGTGCTGCTGGTCATCGGCCTCGTCGTGCTCGGCCCGGAACGGCTGCCGGGGGCGATCCGGTGGACCTCCGGTGCGCTGCGCCAGGCCCGCGACTACCTCAACAGCGCGACCGCACAGATCCGCGAGGACATCGGCCCGGAGTTCGACGACCTGCGTGAACCGCTCGGGGAGATCAACAAGCTGCGCGGGATGTCGCCGCGCGCCGCGCTCACCAAGCATCTGCTCGACGGCGACGATTCGTTTCTGACCGGCGATTTTGGCGCGCGTCCGGGTTCGGCCGATGCGGATCGGGACGCGCCCGCCGCGCCGTCGGCCCCGGCGCCCGACGCCGGGCCCGCGCAGCCGCGGTTCGACACCGACGCCACCTAG
- a CDS encoding Mrp/NBP35 family ATP-binding protein → MSDSTRPEDELTAAVRAALAKVIDPELRRPITELGMVKSIQIGDDAAVVVEIYLTTAACPKKTEISTQVTEAVTDVPGTGAVKVVLDVMNDEQRTELRRQLRGDSPEPVIPFAQPGSLTRVYAVASGKGGVGKSSVTVNLAAALAARGLNVGLLDADIYGHSVPRMMGTTDRPAQVDSMIVPPVAHDVKIISIAQFTQGNTPVVWRGPMLHRALQQFLADVYWGDLDVLLLDLPPGTGDVAISIAQLIPNAEIIVVTTPQLAAAEVAERAGAIAVQTRQRIAGVVENMVDSPTLKMFGEGGGRQVAESLTRIMGVDVPVLGQVPLDPALVTAGDDGVPLVLSAPDTGAGAELNKVADQLASKKRGLAGMSLGLDTTRHG, encoded by the coding sequence ATGTCTGATTCCACCCGCCCCGAAGACGAGCTGACCGCTGCCGTTCGCGCGGCCCTGGCGAAGGTCATCGACCCGGAGTTGCGCCGGCCGATCACCGAACTCGGCATGGTCAAGAGCATCCAGATCGGTGACGACGCCGCCGTCGTCGTCGAGATCTACCTGACCACCGCGGCGTGTCCGAAGAAGACCGAGATCTCCACGCAGGTCACCGAGGCCGTCACCGACGTCCCGGGCACCGGCGCGGTCAAGGTGGTGCTCGACGTGATGAACGACGAGCAGCGCACCGAGCTGCGCAGGCAGCTGCGCGGCGACTCCCCCGAGCCGGTCATCCCGTTCGCCCAGCCCGGTTCGCTGACCCGGGTGTACGCGGTGGCCTCCGGCAAGGGCGGGGTCGGCAAGTCCAGCGTGACGGTGAACCTGGCCGCCGCGCTGGCCGCCCGCGGACTGAACGTCGGGCTGCTCGACGCCGACATCTACGGGCATTCGGTGCCGCGGATGATGGGCACCACCGATCGCCCGGCTCAGGTCGACTCGATGATCGTGCCGCCGGTGGCCCACGACGTGAAGATCATCTCGATCGCCCAGTTCACCCAGGGCAACACCCCGGTGGTGTGGCGCGGCCCGATGCTGCACCGCGCGCTGCAGCAGTTCCTCGCCGACGTGTACTGGGGCGACCTGGACGTGCTGCTGCTCGACCTGCCGCCCGGCACCGGCGACGTGGCCATTTCGATCGCCCAGCTGATCCCGAACGCCGAGATCATCGTGGTGACGACGCCGCAGCTGGCGGCCGCCGAGGTCGCCGAGCGAGCCGGCGCGATCGCCGTGCAGACCCGCCAGCGGATCGCCGGGGTGGTGGAGAACATGGTGGACAGCCCGACGCTGAAGATGTTCGGCGAGGGCGGTGGCCGTCAGGTCGCCGAGAGCCTCACCCGCATCATGGGCGTCGACGTCCCGGTGCTGGGCCAGGTGCCGCTGGATCCCGCGCTGGTGACCGCCGGCGACGACGGGGTGCCGCTGGTGCTGTCCGCGCCGGACACCGGCGCCGGCGCCGAACTGAACAAGGTCGCCGACCAGCTGGCGTCGAAGAAGCGCGGCCTGGCCGGGATGTCGCTGGGCCTGGACACCACCCGGCACGGCTAG
- a CDS encoding lytic transglycosylase domain-containing protein, which produces MRIWRRPGAEPGTPGTQTPATTSRKGRVAKLAQSPVLGLAVITPLVLAGAVGASNPANGTRAAATTEVTPLAAVLAPPPDLTAGPAVVAIARTPEQYRFATTAVSAPPPTIVLTSIGSLRIPAMALDAYRTAEAIMARSNPGCGVSWNLLAGIGRIESAHASGGATDARGTAITPIYGPSLDGTLPGNEVIVQSVSSGRVTYARAMGPMQFLPGTWSRYASDGNADGNADPQNVYDASLAAARYLCSGSMNLRDQNQTVTAILRYNNSMAYTANVLGWAAAYATGVEPVNLPTIGGSAPPPISDAHLDTARRGLGPDLPAVEASGVDPLAGQHSDVANQLSVPPGPPQPGAPTPASARCAVFCLESSTMPAQAPMPPAPFAPPAPFNPFAPPPPPPAPFNPFAPPPPPAPAPPPVLGPAPGPAPGPAAG; this is translated from the coding sequence GTGCGTATTTGGCGGAGGCCAGGGGCGGAACCGGGTACCCCCGGCACCCAGACCCCGGCGACCACGTCGCGCAAGGGCCGTGTCGCGAAGCTCGCCCAGTCGCCGGTGCTCGGCCTGGCCGTGATCACCCCGCTGGTACTGGCCGGCGCGGTCGGCGCCAGCAATCCCGCCAACGGCACCCGCGCCGCGGCGACCACCGAGGTGACGCCGCTGGCCGCGGTGCTGGCCCCGCCGCCCGATCTGACCGCCGGACCCGCCGTCGTCGCCATCGCCCGGACCCCCGAGCAGTACCGCTTCGCCACCACCGCGGTGTCCGCCCCGCCGCCGACCATCGTGCTGACCTCGATCGGTTCGCTGCGCATCCCGGCCATGGCGCTGGACGCCTACCGCACCGCCGAGGCGATCATGGCCCGCTCCAACCCCGGCTGCGGGGTGAGCTGGAACCTGCTGGCCGGCATCGGGCGGATCGAGTCCGCGCACGCCAGCGGCGGCGCCACCGACGCCCGCGGCACCGCGATCACCCCGATCTACGGCCCCTCGCTGGACGGCACCCTGCCCGGCAACGAGGTGATCGTGCAGAGCGTCTCCTCGGGGCGGGTGACCTACGCCCGCGCGATGGGGCCGATGCAGTTCCTGCCCGGCACCTGGTCGCGGTACGCCTCCGACGGCAACGCGGACGGCAACGCGGACCCGCAGAACGTCTACGACGCCTCGCTGGCCGCGGCCCGCTACCTGTGCAGCGGTTCGATGAACCTGCGCGATCAGAACCAGACCGTCACCGCGATCCTGCGCTACAACAACTCGATGGCCTACACCGCCAACGTGCTGGGCTGGGCCGCCGCCTACGCCACCGGCGTGGAGCCGGTGAACCTGCCGACCATCGGCGGCTCGGCTCCGCCGCCGATCTCCGATGCCCATCTGGACACCGCGCGCCGCGGCCTGGGCCCGGACCTGCCGGCCGTGGAGGCCAGCGGCGTCGACCCGCTGGCCGGCCAGCACTCCGACGTCGCCAACCAGCTCTCGGTGCCGCCGGGCCCGCCGCAGCCCGGGGCGCCCACCCCGGCCAGCGCGCGCTGCGCGGTGTTCTGCCTGGAGAGCAGCACGATGCCGGCCCAGGCGCCGATGCCGCCGGCCCCGTTCGCCCCGCCGGCCCCGTTCAACCCGTTCGCACCGCCGCCCCCACCGCCGGCGCCGTTCAACCCGTTCGCGCCGCCCCCGCCGCCCGCCCCGGCACCGCCTCCGGTGCTCGGCCCGGCGCCCGGCCCGGCGCCCGGTCCCGCAGCCGGCTGA
- a CDS encoding DUF1003 domain-containing protein, which translates to MSENSSRGRRLDLPRTSRRPRLIPNVDAEAVGRFSESIARYLGTGRYLMWQTIFVIVWIFLNLVAVFGRWDPYPFILLNLAFSTQAAYAAPLILLAQNRQENRDRVSLEEDRQRAAQTKADTEFLARELAALRLAVGEVATRDYLRRELEELHGRLDALALNAEAPPRKKPRKKPAQPDPIVFEATTADPTDPA; encoded by the coding sequence ATGAGCGAGAACTCCTCGCGGGGCCGTCGGCTCGACCTGCCGCGCACCTCACGCCGGCCGCGGCTGATCCCCAACGTCGACGCCGAGGCCGTCGGCCGGTTCAGCGAATCCATCGCCCGCTACCTGGGCACCGGCCGGTACCTGATGTGGCAGACGATCTTCGTGATCGTGTGGATCTTCCTGAACCTGGTCGCGGTGTTCGGCCGCTGGGACCCGTACCCGTTCATCCTGCTCAACCTGGCGTTCTCCACCCAGGCCGCCTATGCGGCGCCGCTGATCCTGCTCGCGCAGAACCGGCAGGAGAACCGGGACCGGGTGTCGCTGGAGGAGGACCGCCAGCGCGCGGCCCAGACCAAGGCCGACACCGAGTTCCTGGCCCGCGAGCTGGCGGCGCTGCGACTGGCCGTCGGCGAGGTCGCCACCCGCGACTACCTGCGCCGCGAATTGGAGGAACTGCACGGCCGGCTCGACGCGCTGGCGCTCAACGCGGAGGCCCCGCCGCGCAAGAAGCCGCGTAAGAAGCCCGCCCAACCGGATCCGATCGTGTTCGAGGCGACGACGGCCGATCCGACCGATCCGGCCTGA
- a CDS encoding magnesium transporter MgtE N-terminal domain-containing protein has translation MAAVNRVYAAQLAGLVVLGPDGESHGRVRDVVISMSIVRQQPRVLGLVIELLTRRRIFVPILRVTAIEPNAVTLNTGTVSLRRFAQRPGEVLVLGQVLDTRVRVDDPELPELVGVDVTVVDLGIETTRTRDWVVTRVAVRSHRRLRRTTVHVVDWRHVAGLTPSGLAMPDQGVAQLLHQFDDQRPIEVADALRDLPAKRRGEVVKALDDERLADILQELSEDEQIELLLSLGIERGVDVLEAMDPDDAADLLGVLNPTLAETLLTRMDPEDSDPVRRLLTHSPDTAGGLMTPNPVTMAPDTTVAEALARVRDPELTPALSSLVFVVRSPTATPTGRYLGCVHLQRLLREPPASLVSGILDDDLPTLTPEQSLTSVTRYFAAYNLVCGPVLDDEGHLLGAVTVDDLLDHLLPPDWRASDDPELDTA, from the coding sequence ATGGCGGCGGTCAACAGGGTGTACGCGGCGCAGTTGGCCGGCCTCGTCGTGCTGGGTCCCGACGGCGAGTCCCACGGCCGGGTGCGCGACGTGGTGATCAGCATGAGCATCGTCCGCCAGCAGCCCCGAGTGCTGGGTCTGGTGATCGAACTGCTCACCCGGCGCCGGATTTTCGTGCCGATCCTGCGGGTCACCGCGATCGAACCGAACGCCGTCACGCTCAACACCGGAACCGTCTCGCTGCGCCGGTTCGCCCAGCGGCCCGGCGAGGTGCTGGTGCTCGGGCAGGTGCTCGACACCCGGGTCCGGGTCGACGACCCGGAGCTGCCGGAACTGGTCGGGGTCGACGTGACCGTCGTCGACCTGGGCATCGAGACGACCCGGACCCGCGACTGGGTGGTCACCCGGGTGGCGGTGCGCAGTCATCGCCGGCTGCGCCGCACCACGGTGCACGTGGTGGACTGGCGGCACGTCGCGGGGCTGACCCCGTCCGGGCTGGCGATGCCCGACCAGGGGGTGGCCCAGCTGCTGCACCAGTTCGACGACCAGCGCCCGATCGAGGTCGCCGACGCGCTGCGCGACCTGCCCGCAAAGCGTCGCGGCGAGGTGGTCAAGGCCCTCGACGACGAGCGGCTGGCCGACATCCTGCAGGAGCTGTCCGAGGACGAGCAGATCGAGCTGCTGCTGAGCCTGGGCATCGAGCGCGGCGTCGACGTGCTGGAGGCGATGGACCCCGACGACGCGGCCGACCTGCTCGGCGTGCTGAACCCGACGCTGGCCGAGACGCTGCTGACCCGGATGGACCCCGAGGACTCCGACCCGGTGCGCCGGCTGCTGACCCACTCGCCGGACACCGCGGGCGGCCTGATGACCCCGAACCCGGTGACGATGGCGCCGGACACCACCGTCGCCGAGGCGCTGGCCCGGGTTCGCGACCCGGAGCTGACGCCGGCGCTGTCGTCGCTGGTGTTCGTGGTGCGCTCCCCCACCGCCACCCCGACCGGGCGCTACCTGGGCTGCGTGCACCTGCAGCGGCTGCTGCGCGAGCCGCCGGCCAGCCTGGTCAGCGGCATCCTCGACGACGACCTGCCGACGCTGACCCCGGAGCAGTCGCTGACGTCGGTGACCCGCTACTTCGCCGCCTACAACCTGGTGTGCGGGCCGGTGCTCGACGATGAGGGGCACCTGCTGGGGGCCGTCACCGTCGACGACCTGCTCGACCACCTGCTGCCGCCGGACTGGCGGGCCAGCGACGACCCGGAACTGGACACCGCATGA
- a CDS encoding HpcH/HpaI aldolase/citrate lyase family protein has translation MYRPHPNSAADELVPRPRRTCLSVPGSSRKMIDKAKNLAADEIFLDLEDAVAPDAKAAARVTVAAALAEPGWQAGLLGFRCNDWTTPWTYADVVEVVGGTAAAGGRIDMIVLPKVSDISHVHALDLLLCQLEREHGLPVGGISIDAQIEDAAGLRQLDAIAAHPRVQALVLGPGDLMANLNMRTLVVGEQPEGYDVGDAYHHILMSILIAARAHGVAAIDGPYFRVRDVEAFRRVAGRTAALGYDGKWVLHPDQIAAGNEIFSPRQADYDHAELILEAYQWHASAAGGSRGAAMLGDEMIDEASRKMALVIAGKGRAAGMTRSGQRFTPPA, from the coding sequence GTGTATCGACCCCACCCCAATTCCGCCGCCGACGAGCTGGTGCCCCGGCCGCGGCGCACCTGCCTTTCGGTTCCGGGCAGCAGCCGCAAGATGATCGACAAGGCCAAAAATCTGGCCGCGGACGAGATCTTCCTGGACCTGGAGGACGCGGTGGCGCCCGACGCGAAGGCCGCCGCGCGGGTGACGGTGGCCGCCGCGCTGGCCGAGCCGGGCTGGCAGGCCGGACTGCTGGGCTTCCGCTGCAACGACTGGACGACGCCGTGGACCTACGCCGACGTCGTCGAGGTGGTCGGCGGAACCGCCGCCGCGGGCGGGCGGATCGACATGATCGTGCTGCCCAAGGTGTCCGACATCAGCCACGTGCACGCGCTGGATCTGCTGCTGTGTCAGCTGGAACGCGAGCACGGGCTGCCGGTCGGCGGGATCAGCATCGACGCGCAGATCGAGGACGCGGCCGGCCTGCGTCAGCTCGACGCGATCGCCGCGCACCCGCGGGTGCAGGCGCTGGTGCTCGGGCCCGGCGACCTGATGGCCAACCTGAACATGCGCACCCTGGTCGTCGGCGAGCAGCCCGAGGGCTACGACGTCGGCGACGCCTACCACCACATCCTGATGTCGATTCTGATCGCGGCCCGCGCGCACGGGGTGGCCGCCATCGACGGCCCGTACTTCCGGGTGCGAGACGTCGAGGCGTTCCGGCGGGTGGCCGGGCGCACCGCGGCGCTGGGCTACGACGGCAAGTGGGTGCTGCACCCCGACCAGATCGCCGCGGGCAACGAGATCTTCAGCCCGCGCCAGGCCGACTACGACCACGCCGAGCTGATCCTGGAGGCCTATCAGTGGCACGCCAGCGCGGCAGGCGGGTCCCGCGGCGCGGCCATGCTCGGCGACGAGATGATCGACGAGGCCAGCCGCAAGATGGCGCTGGTCATCGCCGGTAAGGGCCGCGCGGCCGGGATGACGCGGTCCGGCCAGCGGTTCACCCCGCCGGCCTAG
- a CDS encoding DUF4190 domain-containing protein — protein sequence MTDPEPQYRGVEYPPLESSPPPVDYPAGFGGGDQQPPPAYSPPAPSYPPPGYEPLPSYPAQSYPPPSSYPSPSSFGPPPPSFAAPGYPQAPGYPQAPGYPPAYPDPYDPYAMSRPVGMNGKALAALITSVAGIGLCGLPSIVGIILGIIAMGETKRTGQEGYGMALAGVIVGGVVVGLAVLWLLFVVAAGASSGWN from the coding sequence ATGACCGATCCCGAACCGCAGTACCGCGGTGTGGAGTACCCGCCCCTGGAGAGTTCCCCGCCGCCGGTGGACTATCCGGCCGGCTTCGGTGGGGGCGACCAGCAGCCGCCACCGGCCTACAGCCCGCCCGCGCCGAGTTACCCGCCGCCGGGCTATGAGCCGCTGCCGTCCTACCCGGCTCAGTCCTACCCACCGCCGTCGTCCTACCCATCGCCGTCGTCCTTCGGCCCGCCGCCGCCGTCCTTTGCCGCCCCCGGGTACCCGCAGGCCCCGGGGTACCCGCAGGCGCCCGGCTACCCGCCGGCCTACCCGGACCCCTACGACCCGTACGCCATGAGCCGGCCGGTCGGCATGAACGGCAAGGCGCTGGCCGCGCTGATCACCTCGGTCGCCGGGATCGGGCTGTGCGGCTTGCCGTCGATCGTCGGGATCATCCTCGGCATCATCGCCATGGGCGAGACCAAACGCACCGGCCAGGAGGGCTACGGCATGGCGCTGGCCGGCGTGATCGTCGGCGGCGTGGTCGTCGGCCTGGCGGTGCTCTGGCTGTTGTTCGTGGTGGCCGCGGGCGCTTCCTCGGGCTGGAACTGA
- a CDS encoding general stress protein — protein sequence MSSPFQSGGPMGPTAAGPGGPGRRPPVGLPTPPKGWPIGSYPTYAEAQKAVDYLSDQQFPVQQVTIVGVDLMQVERVTGRLTWPKVLGGGVLTGAWLGVFIGLVLGMFSTNLAGSLLAGVLAGVVFGLITSAVPYAMARGTRDFSSTMQLVAGRYDVLCDPQNAERARDMLARLSI from the coding sequence ATGAGCAGTCCATTTCAGTCCGGAGGGCCGATGGGCCCGACCGCAGCCGGGCCCGGCGGGCCGGGCCGACGCCCGCCGGTCGGGCTCCCGACCCCGCCCAAGGGCTGGCCGATCGGCTCCTATCCCACCTACGCCGAGGCGCAGAAGGCCGTCGACTACCTGTCCGACCAGCAGTTCCCGGTCCAGCAGGTGACCATCGTCGGGGTGGACCTGATGCAGGTCGAGCGGGTCACCGGGCGGCTGACCTGGCCGAAGGTGCTCGGCGGCGGGGTGCTGACCGGCGCCTGGCTCGGTGTCTTCATCGGCCTGGTGCTGGGCATGTTCAGCACCAACCTGGCCGGATCGCTGCTGGCCGGTGTGCTGGCCGGGGTGGTGTTCGGCCTGATCACCTCCGCGGTGCCGTACGCGATGGCCCGCGGCACCCGCGACTTCAGCTCGACGATGCAACTGGTCGCCGGCCGCTACGACGTGCTCTGCGATCCGCAGAACGCCGAGCGCGCCCGCGACATGCTGGCCCGACTGAGTATCTGA